Proteins from a genomic interval of Equus quagga isolate Etosha38 chromosome 11, UCLA_HA_Equagga_1.0, whole genome shotgun sequence:
- the MIF4GD gene encoding MIF4G domain-containing protein isoform X1: protein MCLADAQSPPEAKLGAVISPTPVKSYWGWVVMGEPGREEYKIQCFDAETQQLLKTALKDPGAVDLEKVANLIVDHSLQDSVFSKEAGRMCYAIIQAESKQAGQSVFRRGLLNRLQQEYQTREQLRARSLQGWVCYVTFICNIFDYLRVNNMPMMALVNPVYDCLFRLAQPDSLSKEEEVDCLVLQLHRVGEQLEKMNRQRMDELFVLIRDGFLLPTGLSSLAQLLLLEIIEFRAAGWKTTPAAHKYYYSEVSD, encoded by the exons ATGTGCCTGGCTGATGCCCAGTCTCCACCAGAAGCCAAGCTTG GTGCCGTCATTAGTCCCACCCCAGTAAAGAGCTACTGGGGCTGGGTGGTCATGGGGGAGCCTGGTAGAGAGGAGTATAAAATCCAGTGTTTTGATGCAGAGACCCAGCAACTGCTGAAGACAGCACTCAAAG ATCCAGGTGCCGTGGACTTGGAGAAAGTGGCCAATCTGATTGTGGACCATTCTCTGCAGGACAGTGTGTTCAGCAAAGAAGCAGGACGAATGTGCTACGCCATCATTCAG GCAGAGAGCAAGCAAGCAGGCCAGAGTGTCTTCCGGCGTGGACTCCTCAACCGGTTGCAGCAAGAGTACCAGACTCGGGAGCAGCTGCGAGCCCGCTCCCTGCAGGGTTGGGTCTGCTATGTCACCTTTATCTGCAACATCTTTGACTACCTGAGG GTGAACAACATGCCCATGATGGCCCTGGTGAACCCCGTCTATGACTGCCTCTTCCGTCTGGCCCAGCCTGACAGTctgagcaaggaggaggag GTGGACTGCCTGGTGCTGCAGCTGCACCGGGTCGGGGAGCAGCTGGAGAAGATGAACAGGCAGCGCATGGATGAGCTCTTTGTCCTGATCCGGGATGGCTTCCTGCTCCCAACTGGCCTCAGCTCCCTGGCCCAGCTGCTGCTGTTGGAGATCATTGAGTTCCGGGCAGCTGGCTGGAAAACGACCCCAGCAGCCCACAAGTATTACTACAGTGAGGTCTCTGATTAG
- the MRPS7 gene encoding 28S ribosomal protein S7, mitochondrial, which produces MAAPAVKAARAWSGLALGLRNAVLRLPGLTQVRWSRYGPEYKDPHIDKEYYRKPLAELTEEENYERELRKTQLIKAAPATKTCSVFEDPVISKFTNMMMKGGNKVLARSLMTQTLEAVKRKQFEKYHAASAEEQATIERNPYTIFHQALKNCEPVIGLVPILRGGHFYQVPVPLGDRRRRFLAMKWMITECREKKHRRMLMPEKLSHELLEAFHNQGPVIKRKHDMHKMAEANRALAHYRWW; this is translated from the exons ATGGCTGCCCCCGCGGTGAAGGCTGCGAGAGCGTGGTCGGGCCTGGCGCTGGGGTTGCGGAACGCTGTCCTGCGGCTTCCAGG gcTAACCCAGGTGAGGTGGAGCCGCTATGGTCCTGAATACAAGGACCCCCATATTGACAAGGAGTATTACCGCAAGCCCTTGGCCGAGCTGACTGAGGAGGAGAACTATGAGCGGGAGCTCAGGAAGACTCAGCTTATCAAAGCCGCCCCAGCGACGAAAACATGCTCTGTGTTTGAAGACCCCGTGATCAG taAATTCACCAACATGATGATGAAAGGAGGAAACAAAGTATTGGCCAGATCCCTCATGACACAG ACTCTGGAAGCTGTGAAAAGGAAGCAGTTTGAGAAGTACCATGCTGCCTCTGCAGAGGAACAGGCAACCATTGAACGCAACCCCTATACCATCTTCCACCAAGCCCTGAAAAACTGTGAGCCTGTGATTGGGCTGGTACCCATCCTCAGGGGTGGCCATTTCTACCAG GTCCCTGTGCCACTAGGCGACCGGCGTCGTCGCTTCCTGGCCATGAAGTGGATGATTACTGAGTGCAGGGAGAAGAAGCACCGGCGGATGCTGATGCCAGAGAAGCTGTCGCATGAGCTGCTGGAGGCTTTTCACAACCAGGGCCCTGTGATCAAGAGGAAGCATGACATGCACAAGATGGCTGAGGCCAACCGCGCCCTGGCCCACTACCGCTGGTGGTAG
- the MIF4GD gene encoding MIF4G domain-containing protein isoform X2, which yields MLPGSGDAQGAVISPTPVKSYWGWVVMGEPGREEYKIQCFDAETQQLLKTALKDPGAVDLEKVANLIVDHSLQDSVFSKEAGRMCYAIIQAESKQAGQSVFRRGLLNRLQQEYQTREQLRARSLQGWVCYVTFICNIFDYLRVNNMPMMALVNPVYDCLFRLAQPDSLSKEEEVDCLVLQLHRVGEQLEKMNRQRMDELFVLIRDGFLLPTGLSSLAQLLLLEIIEFRAAGWKTTPAAHKYYYSEVSD from the exons ATGCTGCCCGGGTCTGGAGACGCCCAAG GTGCCGTCATTAGTCCCACCCCAGTAAAGAGCTACTGGGGCTGGGTGGTCATGGGGGAGCCTGGTAGAGAGGAGTATAAAATCCAGTGTTTTGATGCAGAGACCCAGCAACTGCTGAAGACAGCACTCAAAG ATCCAGGTGCCGTGGACTTGGAGAAAGTGGCCAATCTGATTGTGGACCATTCTCTGCAGGACAGTGTGTTCAGCAAAGAAGCAGGACGAATGTGCTACGCCATCATTCAG GCAGAGAGCAAGCAAGCAGGCCAGAGTGTCTTCCGGCGTGGACTCCTCAACCGGTTGCAGCAAGAGTACCAGACTCGGGAGCAGCTGCGAGCCCGCTCCCTGCAGGGTTGGGTCTGCTATGTCACCTTTATCTGCAACATCTTTGACTACCTGAGG GTGAACAACATGCCCATGATGGCCCTGGTGAACCCCGTCTATGACTGCCTCTTCCGTCTGGCCCAGCCTGACAGTctgagcaaggaggaggag GTGGACTGCCTGGTGCTGCAGCTGCACCGGGTCGGGGAGCAGCTGGAGAAGATGAACAGGCAGCGCATGGATGAGCTCTTTGTCCTGATCCGGGATGGCTTCCTGCTCCCAACTGGCCTCAGCTCCCTGGCCCAGCTGCTGCTGTTGGAGATCATTGAGTTCCGGGCAGCTGGCTGGAAAACGACCCCAGCAGCCCACAAGTATTACTACAGTGAGGTCTCTGATTAG
- the MIF4GD gene encoding MIF4G domain-containing protein isoform X4 — MCLADAQSPPEAKLGAVISPTPVKSYWGWVVMGEPGREEYKIQCFDAETQQLLKTALKDPGAVDLEKVANLIVDHSLQDSVFSKEAGRMCYAIIQAESKQAGQSVFRRGLLNRLQQEYQTREQLRARSLQGWVCYVTFICNIFDYLRVNNMPMMALVNPVYDCLFRLAQPDSLSKEEEAGPAWGHLPLPPAGGLPGAAAAPGRGAAGEDEQAAHG; from the exons ATGTGCCTGGCTGATGCCCAGTCTCCACCAGAAGCCAAGCTTG GTGCCGTCATTAGTCCCACCCCAGTAAAGAGCTACTGGGGCTGGGTGGTCATGGGGGAGCCTGGTAGAGAGGAGTATAAAATCCAGTGTTTTGATGCAGAGACCCAGCAACTGCTGAAGACAGCACTCAAAG ATCCAGGTGCCGTGGACTTGGAGAAAGTGGCCAATCTGATTGTGGACCATTCTCTGCAGGACAGTGTGTTCAGCAAAGAAGCAGGACGAATGTGCTACGCCATCATTCAG GCAGAGAGCAAGCAAGCAGGCCAGAGTGTCTTCCGGCGTGGACTCCTCAACCGGTTGCAGCAAGAGTACCAGACTCGGGAGCAGCTGCGAGCCCGCTCCCTGCAGGGTTGGGTCTGCTATGTCACCTTTATCTGCAACATCTTTGACTACCTGAGG GTGAACAACATGCCCATGATGGCCCTGGTGAACCCCGTCTATGACTGCCTCTTCCGTCTGGCCCAGCCTGACAGTctgagcaaggaggaggag GCTGGCCCTGCCTGGGGTCACCTCCCACTGCCCCCTGCAGGTGGACTGCCTGGTGCTGCAGCTGCACCGGGTCGGGGAGCAGCTGGAGAAGATGAACAGGCAGCGCATGGATGA
- the MIF4GD gene encoding MIF4G domain-containing protein isoform X3, whose amino-acid sequence MGEPGREEYKIQCFDAETQQLLKTALKDPGAVDLEKVANLIVDHSLQDSVFSKEAGRMCYAIIQAESKQAGQSVFRRGLLNRLQQEYQTREQLRARSLQGWVCYVTFICNIFDYLRVNNMPMMALVNPVYDCLFRLAQPDSLSKEEEVDCLVLQLHRVGEQLEKMNRQRMDELFVLIRDGFLLPTGLSSLAQLLLLEIIEFRAAGWKTTPAAHKYYYSEVSD is encoded by the exons ATGGGGGAGCCTGGTAGAGAGGAGTATAAAATCCAGTGTTTTGATGCAGAGACCCAGCAACTGCTGAAGACAGCACTCAAAG ATCCAGGTGCCGTGGACTTGGAGAAAGTGGCCAATCTGATTGTGGACCATTCTCTGCAGGACAGTGTGTTCAGCAAAGAAGCAGGACGAATGTGCTACGCCATCATTCAG GCAGAGAGCAAGCAAGCAGGCCAGAGTGTCTTCCGGCGTGGACTCCTCAACCGGTTGCAGCAAGAGTACCAGACTCGGGAGCAGCTGCGAGCCCGCTCCCTGCAGGGTTGGGTCTGCTATGTCACCTTTATCTGCAACATCTTTGACTACCTGAGG GTGAACAACATGCCCATGATGGCCCTGGTGAACCCCGTCTATGACTGCCTCTTCCGTCTGGCCCAGCCTGACAGTctgagcaaggaggaggag GTGGACTGCCTGGTGCTGCAGCTGCACCGGGTCGGGGAGCAGCTGGAGAAGATGAACAGGCAGCGCATGGATGAGCTCTTTGTCCTGATCCGGGATGGCTTCCTGCTCCCAACTGGCCTCAGCTCCCTGGCCCAGCTGCTGCTGTTGGAGATCATTGAGTTCCGGGCAGCTGGCTGGAAAACGACCCCAGCAGCCCACAAGTATTACTACAGTGAGGTCTCTGATTAG
- the SLC25A19 gene encoding mitochondrial thiamine pyrophosphate carrier isoform X2 encodes MVGYDPKADGRNISNFEVAVAGSVSGLVTRVLISPLDIIKIRFQLQIERLSRSDPNAKYHGILQAGRQILQEEGPTAFWKGHIPAQLLSIGYGAVQVYKTLRDAVVTMYRTEGPLVFYKGLNPTMLAIFPYAGFQFSFYSSLKHAYEWVMPAEGRKDGNLKNLLCGSGAGVISKTLTYPLDLFKKRLQVGGFEQARATFGQVRSYKGLLDCARRVLREEGAQGFFKGLSPSLLKAALSTGFVFFWYELFCNLFHHMKKADS; translated from the exons ATGGTCGGCTATGACCCCAAAGCAGATGGCAGGAATATCTCCAATTTCGAGGTGGCAGTGGCTGGGTCTGTGTCTGGGCTTGTCACTCGGGTGTTGATCAGCCCCTTGGACATCATCAAGATCCGTTTCCAG CTTCAGATTGAGCGCCTGTCTCGCAGTGACCCCAATGCAAAATACCATGGGATTCTCCAGGCCGGCAGACAGATTTTGCAGGAAGAGGGCCCAACAGCATTCTGGAAGGGACACATCCCAGCCCAGCTTCTCTCCATCGGCTATGGAGCCGTCCAA GTCTATAAAACCCTGCGAGACGCCGTGGTGACCATGTACAGGACCGAAGGCCCCTTGGTCTTCTACAAAGGCTTGAACCCCACCATGCTCGCCATCTTCCCCTACGCCGGGTTCCAGTTCTCCTTTTACAGCTCCTTGAAGCACGCGTATGAGTGGGTCATGCCAGCCGAAGGAAGGAAAGACG GGAACCTCAAAAACCTGCTTTGTGGCAGTGGAGCTGGAGTCATCAGCAAGACCCTTACGTATCCCCTGGACCTCTTCAAGAAACGGCTGCAGGTTGGAGGCTTTGAGCAGGCCCGAGCCACCTTTGGCCAG GTTCGAAGCTACAAGGGCCTCCTGGATTGTGCCAGGCGGGTGCTGCGAGAGGAGGGTGCACAGGGCTTCTTCAAGGGCCTGTCCCCTAGCCTGCTGAAGGCCGCCCTCTCCACCGGCTTTGTGTTCTTCTGGTATGAGCTCTTCTGTAACCTCTTCCACCACATGAAGAAGGCAGACAGCTAG
- the SLC25A19 gene encoding mitochondrial thiamine pyrophosphate carrier isoform X1, which yields MVGYDPKADGRNISNFEVAVAGSVSGLVTRVLISPLDIIKIRFQLQIERLSRSDPNAKYHGILQAGRQILQEEGPTAFWKGHIPAQLLSIGYGAVQFLSFELLTELVHRASVHDARDFSVHFVCGGLSACVATLAVHPVDVLRTRFAAQGEPRVYKTLRDAVVTMYRTEGPLVFYKGLNPTMLAIFPYAGFQFSFYSSLKHAYEWVMPAEGRKDGNLKNLLCGSGAGVISKTLTYPLDLFKKRLQVGGFEQARATFGQVRSYKGLLDCARRVLREEGAQGFFKGLSPSLLKAALSTGFVFFWYELFCNLFHHMKKADS from the exons ATGGTCGGCTATGACCCCAAAGCAGATGGCAGGAATATCTCCAATTTCGAGGTGGCAGTGGCTGGGTCTGTGTCTGGGCTTGTCACTCGGGTGTTGATCAGCCCCTTGGACATCATCAAGATCCGTTTCCAG CTTCAGATTGAGCGCCTGTCTCGCAGTGACCCCAATGCAAAATACCATGGGATTCTCCAGGCCGGCAGACAGATTTTGCAGGAAGAGGGCCCAACAGCATTCTGGAAGGGACACATCCCAGCCCAGCTTCTCTCCATCGGCTATGGAGCCGTCCAA TTTTTGTCATTTGAGCTGCTCACGGAGCTGGTCCACAGAGCCAGTGTGCATGATGCCCGCGACTTCTCGGTGCACTTTGTGTGTGGCGGCCTGTCTGCCTGCGTGGCCACCCTCGCCGTGCACCCTGTGGACGTCCTGCGCACCCGCTTTGCAGCTCAGGGTGAGCCCAGG GTCTATAAAACCCTGCGAGACGCCGTGGTGACCATGTACAGGACCGAAGGCCCCTTGGTCTTCTACAAAGGCTTGAACCCCACCATGCTCGCCATCTTCCCCTACGCCGGGTTCCAGTTCTCCTTTTACAGCTCCTTGAAGCACGCGTATGAGTGGGTCATGCCAGCCGAAGGAAGGAAAGACG GGAACCTCAAAAACCTGCTTTGTGGCAGTGGAGCTGGAGTCATCAGCAAGACCCTTACGTATCCCCTGGACCTCTTCAAGAAACGGCTGCAGGTTGGAGGCTTTGAGCAGGCCCGAGCCACCTTTGGCCAG GTTCGAAGCTACAAGGGCCTCCTGGATTGTGCCAGGCGGGTGCTGCGAGAGGAGGGTGCACAGGGCTTCTTCAAGGGCCTGTCCCCTAGCCTGCTGAAGGCCGCCCTCTCCACCGGCTTTGTGTTCTTCTGGTATGAGCTCTTCTGTAACCTCTTCCACCACATGAAGAAGGCAGACAGCTAG